In one window of Drosophila mauritiana strain mau12 chromosome X, ASM438214v1, whole genome shotgun sequence DNA:
- the LOC117148648 gene encoding trichohyalin isoform X1 has translation MSWLNSSLSQLKGQLTNLAQEVLAETAGPGDLEYEGHRAGGAGAQDAEQQAKTALELLAETQEQKEQLDKRCEEKDREIAALRRELAKSKQKQESKLAASTSATREPHLQNEEPNVEDSWCWEPDGGDEKGATSAGSGDSAGRDKESGLVDIALGNNDVVRLNNRIAELEQLNEQLNASLEELDSQHELAMRDVLEHKTQLAEQVASLKQLQADRLVEHELSNARQQKQLDELLQTSSAAKEQQEELQRRVEQQEAELVEMRELLEKRRQDTAELIERVRLAETERERLLKDLEESRQAKEKKTSESSSNSSSTGKHSEDEFIVVRQADATGSGSASGSDRDPDADVTSPPSKEKLRDRLVSLESQIAELTLTNTQLEDTQLEKQLCINMLSEQLEELEKRLRLSEAEKEQLQLNLELRLQQLTVQDKELQLHAEAEQEGHAQKLEEQLGDLREDNQRLRQELNSSLAEAKFRQAINEEKQKITDLDDADSEYGTFELDKLRALLQADMEDRLASSFPQQKLERAWNALKDRWHRLDLVEQRLVDVQNQQLISEHEKKTLEADISQYILQCDELMKNNELLLNELDKYKRNKLETIEEHHEETIVQLEAQLEEARQKLEASLSSQQQMEAHLISSPEKTALDSELLAKMEQKEQEHFQLQEQLAFAKTELDNRNKLLERNGEQLTKQQQQNQADQKKLEELSQLRETLQRRDEDLKQLEEQLSSVRQDLDEKSIQMKNSQDQHKLQLANLQNQLQADQEKLRELLQLQDKLEQQKELMEVDQNQQITIIKKELAETTNQLSECQEKLTVKEAQLAEIQQKLQDVNEERTRLQEQLLIKEQESGLDSEQAKRLKELEDQLLAKEQQLQLNQAELEKLQETLRVNEEQLLAKEEQLRAKESQLQSLESQLQGQLAADESQQLQQTIDGLGQEKNELIKVLQQKHQENTQYYAEIQRLQPFEQQVKELVKEREKLQDQVGFLKEKSDILTTNLLTEQTNQRLLQQQQAESQEQQASALRDLERLRAHLLEIEELHTQETVELQRDLEESRSRQAILEQQVSKSSTAYTSASIRANQQAETLQAQHALLQQQRDELLAKLGQYEDRELKQQAALTNLQCALEQFQNDKDHDIEMATQRIRREMQAQLDRQGQLQLEMSALQQQLAEANQGLRAAARLSDQLEAGQQTIAVLRDEVESLKEANGQLEQRLSSSESSQTDKIDKSLIKSLLIGYVVSGHAGDKQQVLRMISSVLDFNAQEADKVGLNKQQSSWLGAILGGGPATASGAGSSRGNENLVQAFVQFLEQESQPQAQSRPTLLSMTGQMDAATSASGTTTTATSTSATSGHLPQAAPFSPAPTAASQQDPAAPRTPPVGGGSPQLLAMGSNEFAPTRNSSSILKDILSDS, from the exons ATGTCGTGGCTGAACAGCAGTCTCAGCCAGCTGAAGGGCCAACTAACCAATCTGGCGCAGGAAGTTCTGGCAGAAACGGCAGGACCCGGCGACTTGGAGTATGAGGGACATCGAGCAGGAGGTGCTGGCGCCCAAGACGCCGAGCAGCAGGCCAAGACAGCCCTGGAACTGCTGGCCGAGACCCAGGAGCAAAAGGAGCAGCTGGACAAGCGGTGCGAGGAGAAGGATCGTGAG ATAGCCGCACTGCGCCGAGAACTGGCCAAAAGCAAGCAGAAACAAGAATCCAAGCTGGCAGCCAGCACATCAGCTACGCGGGAACCGCATTTG CAGAATGAGGAGCCCAATGTGGAGGACAGCTGGTGCTGGGAGCCCGATGGAGGCGACGAGAAGGGAGCCACAAGCGCCGGATCGGGCGATTCGGCGGGCAGAGACAAGGAGTCCGGACTCGTGGACATCGCACTGGGCAACAACGATGTGGTGCGGCTGAACAATCGCATCGCGGAGCTGGAGCAGCTCAACGAACAGCTGAATGCCtcgctggaggagctggacTCGCAGCATGAGCTGGCCATGCGGGATGTGCTGGAGCACAAGACGCAGCTGGCGGAACAGGTGGCGAGTCTCAAGCAATTGCAGGCGGATCGCCTGGTGGAGCACGAATTGTCCAATGCCAGGCAGCAAAAGCAGTTGGACGAACTGCTGCAGACGTCCTCAGCCgccaaggagcagcaggaggagctgcagcggagggtggagcagcaggaggcTGAGCTGGTCGAGATGCGAGAGCTGCTGGAAAAACGGCGCCAGGATACTGCCGAGCTCATCGAACGCGTACGCTTGGCGGAAACGGAGCGCGAACGGCTGCTCAAGGATCTGGAGGAGTCTCGGCAAGCCAAGGAGAAGAAGACCTCGGAGTCGTCATCGAACAGCTCCTCCACGGGCAAGCACAGCGAGGATGAGTTCATAGTGGTGCGCCAGGCGGACGCCACGGGCTCTGGCTCCGCTTCCGGCTCAGATCGCGATCCAGATGCCGACGTCACTTCGCCGCCCTCGAAGGAGAAGCTGCGCGATCGCCTCGTCTCTCTAGAATCGCAAATCGCGGAGCTGACCCTCACCAATACCCAGCTGGAGGATACTCAGCTGGAGAAGCAGCTCTGCATCAATATGCTGAGTGAACAGCTCGAAGAATTGGAAAAGCGCTTGCGCCTCAGCGAGGCGGAAAAGGAGCAGCTTCAGCTAAACTTGGAGCTTCGCCTGCAGCAACTGACCGTGCAGGACAAGGAGCTGCAACTCCACGCGGAGGCTGAGCAGGAGGGTCACGCCCAGAAACTGGAGGAGCAGCTGGGCGATTTGCGCGAGGATAACCAACGTCTGCGTCAGGAGCTGAACAGCAGCTTAGCAGAGGCCAAGTTCCGACAGGCCATTAACGAGGAGAAGCAGAAGATTACGGATCTGGACGATGCGGACTCGGAGTACGGCACCTTCGAGCTGGACAAGCTGCGTGCTCTGCTTCAGGCCGATATGGAGGATCGTTTGGCCAGCTCGTTTCCGCAGCAGAAGCTGGAGCGAGCCTGGAACGCACTGAAGGATCGCTGGCACCGCCTCGACCTGGTGGAGCAGCGACTGGTGGACGTACAGAACCAACAGCTGATCAGCGAGCACGAGAAGAAGACCCTCGAGGCGGACATCTCGCAGTATATCCTCCAGTGCGATGAGCTGATGAAGAACAATGAGCTGCTGCTCAACGAACTGGACAAATACAAGCGCAACAAGCTGGAAACCATTGAGGAGCATCACGAGGAGACGATTGTGCAGCTGGAGGCCCAGTTGGAGGAGGCCAGACAGAAATTGGAGGCTTCTCTGTCTAGCCAACAGCAGATGGAAGCCCATCTGATATCCAGTCCAGAAAAAACTGCCCTGGATAGCGAGCTTCTGGCCAAAATGGAGCAAAAGGAGCAGGAACACTTCCAATTGCAGGAGCAGTTGGCCTTCGCCAAAACGGAACTGGACAATAGAAACAAGCTGCTGGAGAGGAATGGGGAACAGCTGactaaacagcagcagcaaaatcaAGCAGATCAAAAGAAATTGGAAGAACTTTCACAACTGCGGGAAACATTGCAACGCAGGGATGAGGACCTaaagcagctggaggagcaaTTAAGCTCCGTTAGGCAGGATCTAGATGAGAAGTCCATTCAGATGAAGAACAGTCAGGATCAGCACAAACTCCAGTTGGCCAATCTCCAAAATCAGTTGCAAGCCGATCAGGAGAAGCTGAGAGAACTGCTCCAGCTGCAGGACAAACTGGAGCAGCAAAAGGAGCTCATGGAAGTCGACCAGAATCAACAGATTACCATAATCAAGAAGGAGCTGGCCGAGACAACCAATCAATTGAGTGAATGCCAGGAGAAGCTAACCGTCAAGGAAGCCCAGCTGGCGGAGATCCAACAGAAGTTGCAAGACGTAAACGAGGAAAGAACAAGGTTGCAGGAGCAACTGCTGATCAAGGAGCAGGAATCTGGCTTGGACTCCGAGCAGGCAAAACGGCTTAAGGAGCTTGAGGATCAGCTGCTGGCCAAGGAACAGCAACTCCAGCTAAACCAAGCTGAACTGGAAAAACTACAGGAGACACTTCGAGTTAACGAAGAGCAGCTCCTTGCCAAGGAGGAGCAGCTTCGTGCCAAGGAATCCCAGCTGCAGTCTCTGGAATCACAACTGCAGGGCCAGCTAGCTGCCGATGAGAGCCAGCAACTCCAGCAGACCATCGATGGCTTGGGACAGGAGAAGAACGAGCTGATCAAGGTACTGCAGCAAAAGCACCAGGAGAACACCCAGTACTATGCGGAAATCCAGCGACTGCAGCCCTTCGAGCAGCAGGTGAAGGAACTGGTCAAGGAGCGCGAGAAGCTGCAGGATCAGGTCGGCTTCCTCAAGGAGAAGTCCGACATACTCACCACGAATCTGCTGACGGAACAGACCAACCAGCGCCtcctgcagcaacagcaggcggagtcccaggagcagcaggccaGCGCGTTGCGGGATCTGGAGCGTTTGCGGGCCCATCTCCTGGAGATCGAGGAGCTGCACACGCAGGAAACTGTCGAGCTGCAGCGTGATCTGGAGGAGTCGCGCTCCCGTCAAGCGATCCTCGAGCAGCAGGTGTCCAAATCCAGCACGGCGTACACATCAGCCAG CATCCGTGCGAATCAGCAGGCGGAGACGCTCCAGGCGCAGCACGCCCTGCTCCAGCAGCAGCGTGATGAGCTATTGGCCAAACTGGGCCAGTACGAGGATCGGGAGCTGAAGCAGCAGGCGGCGCTGACCAATCTGCAGTGTGCCCTCGAGCAGTTCCAAAATG ACAAGGATCACGACATCGAAATGGCCACGCAGAGGATTCGCCGCGAGATGCAGGCCCAATTGGATCGGCAGGGTCAGCTCCAGCTGGAGATGAGcgcgctgcagcagcagctggcggAGGCCAATCAGGGCTTGCGAGCTGCCGCCCGACTCTCGGATCAACTGGAGGCTGGACAGCAGACGATCGCCGTGCTGCGGGATGAAG TGGAGAGCCTGAAGGAGGCGAATGGCCAGCTGGAGCAGCGGCTCAGCAGCAGCGAGAGCAGCCAGACGGACAAGATTGACAAGAGCCTGATCAAGAGCCTGCTCATCGGCTATGTGGTCAGTGGACATGCGGGGGATAAGCAGCAGGTGCTGCGCATGATCTCCTCTGTGCTGGACTTCAATGCCCAGGAGGCGGACAAGGTGGGACTCAATAAGCAGCAAAGCAGCTGGCTGGGCGCCATTCTCGGTGGCGGTCCGGCCACAGCGTCGGGAGCAG GATCTTCGCGTGGCAATGAGAATCTGGTGCAGGCCTTCGTTCAATTCCTGGAGCAGGAGTCGCAGCCGCAGGCGCAATCGCGACCCACTCTGCTCAGCATGACGGGCCAGATGGATGCGGCCACATCCGCCAgtggcaccaccaccaccgccacctcCACATCCGCCACCTCAGGCCATCTTCCGCAGGCGGCACCATTTTCGCCGGCGCCAACAGCAGCAAGTCAGCAGGATCCTGCGGCTCCTCGCACACCGCCCGTGGGTGGTGGCTCACCACAGCTGCTGGCCATGGGCTCCAACGAATTTGCGCCCACACGCAACTCCAGCTCGATATTGAAGGACATCCTCAGCGACTCCTGA
- the LOC117148648 gene encoding trichohyalin isoform X2, with protein sequence MSWLNSSLSQLKGQLTNLAQEVLAETAGPGDLEYEGHRAGGAGAQDAEQQAKTALELLAETQEQKEQLDKRCEEKDREIAALRRELAKSKQKQESKLAASTSATREPHLNEEPNVEDSWCWEPDGGDEKGATSAGSGDSAGRDKESGLVDIALGNNDVVRLNNRIAELEQLNEQLNASLEELDSQHELAMRDVLEHKTQLAEQVASLKQLQADRLVEHELSNARQQKQLDELLQTSSAAKEQQEELQRRVEQQEAELVEMRELLEKRRQDTAELIERVRLAETERERLLKDLEESRQAKEKKTSESSSNSSSTGKHSEDEFIVVRQADATGSGSASGSDRDPDADVTSPPSKEKLRDRLVSLESQIAELTLTNTQLEDTQLEKQLCINMLSEQLEELEKRLRLSEAEKEQLQLNLELRLQQLTVQDKELQLHAEAEQEGHAQKLEEQLGDLREDNQRLRQELNSSLAEAKFRQAINEEKQKITDLDDADSEYGTFELDKLRALLQADMEDRLASSFPQQKLERAWNALKDRWHRLDLVEQRLVDVQNQQLISEHEKKTLEADISQYILQCDELMKNNELLLNELDKYKRNKLETIEEHHEETIVQLEAQLEEARQKLEASLSSQQQMEAHLISSPEKTALDSELLAKMEQKEQEHFQLQEQLAFAKTELDNRNKLLERNGEQLTKQQQQNQADQKKLEELSQLRETLQRRDEDLKQLEEQLSSVRQDLDEKSIQMKNSQDQHKLQLANLQNQLQADQEKLRELLQLQDKLEQQKELMEVDQNQQITIIKKELAETTNQLSECQEKLTVKEAQLAEIQQKLQDVNEERTRLQEQLLIKEQESGLDSEQAKRLKELEDQLLAKEQQLQLNQAELEKLQETLRVNEEQLLAKEEQLRAKESQLQSLESQLQGQLAADESQQLQQTIDGLGQEKNELIKVLQQKHQENTQYYAEIQRLQPFEQQVKELVKEREKLQDQVGFLKEKSDILTTNLLTEQTNQRLLQQQQAESQEQQASALRDLERLRAHLLEIEELHTQETVELQRDLEESRSRQAILEQQVSKSSTAYTSASIRANQQAETLQAQHALLQQQRDELLAKLGQYEDRELKQQAALTNLQCALEQFQNDKDHDIEMATQRIRREMQAQLDRQGQLQLEMSALQQQLAEANQGLRAAARLSDQLEAGQQTIAVLRDEVESLKEANGQLEQRLSSSESSQTDKIDKSLIKSLLIGYVVSGHAGDKQQVLRMISSVLDFNAQEADKVGLNKQQSSWLGAILGGGPATASGAGSSRGNENLVQAFVQFLEQESQPQAQSRPTLLSMTGQMDAATSASGTTTTATSTSATSGHLPQAAPFSPAPTAASQQDPAAPRTPPVGGGSPQLLAMGSNEFAPTRNSSSILKDILSDS encoded by the exons ATGTCGTGGCTGAACAGCAGTCTCAGCCAGCTGAAGGGCCAACTAACCAATCTGGCGCAGGAAGTTCTGGCAGAAACGGCAGGACCCGGCGACTTGGAGTATGAGGGACATCGAGCAGGAGGTGCTGGCGCCCAAGACGCCGAGCAGCAGGCCAAGACAGCCCTGGAACTGCTGGCCGAGACCCAGGAGCAAAAGGAGCAGCTGGACAAGCGGTGCGAGGAGAAGGATCGTGAG ATAGCCGCACTGCGCCGAGAACTGGCCAAAAGCAAGCAGAAACAAGAATCCAAGCTGGCAGCCAGCACATCAGCTACGCGGGAACCGCATTTG AATGAGGAGCCCAATGTGGAGGACAGCTGGTGCTGGGAGCCCGATGGAGGCGACGAGAAGGGAGCCACAAGCGCCGGATCGGGCGATTCGGCGGGCAGAGACAAGGAGTCCGGACTCGTGGACATCGCACTGGGCAACAACGATGTGGTGCGGCTGAACAATCGCATCGCGGAGCTGGAGCAGCTCAACGAACAGCTGAATGCCtcgctggaggagctggacTCGCAGCATGAGCTGGCCATGCGGGATGTGCTGGAGCACAAGACGCAGCTGGCGGAACAGGTGGCGAGTCTCAAGCAATTGCAGGCGGATCGCCTGGTGGAGCACGAATTGTCCAATGCCAGGCAGCAAAAGCAGTTGGACGAACTGCTGCAGACGTCCTCAGCCgccaaggagcagcaggaggagctgcagcggagggtggagcagcaggaggcTGAGCTGGTCGAGATGCGAGAGCTGCTGGAAAAACGGCGCCAGGATACTGCCGAGCTCATCGAACGCGTACGCTTGGCGGAAACGGAGCGCGAACGGCTGCTCAAGGATCTGGAGGAGTCTCGGCAAGCCAAGGAGAAGAAGACCTCGGAGTCGTCATCGAACAGCTCCTCCACGGGCAAGCACAGCGAGGATGAGTTCATAGTGGTGCGCCAGGCGGACGCCACGGGCTCTGGCTCCGCTTCCGGCTCAGATCGCGATCCAGATGCCGACGTCACTTCGCCGCCCTCGAAGGAGAAGCTGCGCGATCGCCTCGTCTCTCTAGAATCGCAAATCGCGGAGCTGACCCTCACCAATACCCAGCTGGAGGATACTCAGCTGGAGAAGCAGCTCTGCATCAATATGCTGAGTGAACAGCTCGAAGAATTGGAAAAGCGCTTGCGCCTCAGCGAGGCGGAAAAGGAGCAGCTTCAGCTAAACTTGGAGCTTCGCCTGCAGCAACTGACCGTGCAGGACAAGGAGCTGCAACTCCACGCGGAGGCTGAGCAGGAGGGTCACGCCCAGAAACTGGAGGAGCAGCTGGGCGATTTGCGCGAGGATAACCAACGTCTGCGTCAGGAGCTGAACAGCAGCTTAGCAGAGGCCAAGTTCCGACAGGCCATTAACGAGGAGAAGCAGAAGATTACGGATCTGGACGATGCGGACTCGGAGTACGGCACCTTCGAGCTGGACAAGCTGCGTGCTCTGCTTCAGGCCGATATGGAGGATCGTTTGGCCAGCTCGTTTCCGCAGCAGAAGCTGGAGCGAGCCTGGAACGCACTGAAGGATCGCTGGCACCGCCTCGACCTGGTGGAGCAGCGACTGGTGGACGTACAGAACCAACAGCTGATCAGCGAGCACGAGAAGAAGACCCTCGAGGCGGACATCTCGCAGTATATCCTCCAGTGCGATGAGCTGATGAAGAACAATGAGCTGCTGCTCAACGAACTGGACAAATACAAGCGCAACAAGCTGGAAACCATTGAGGAGCATCACGAGGAGACGATTGTGCAGCTGGAGGCCCAGTTGGAGGAGGCCAGACAGAAATTGGAGGCTTCTCTGTCTAGCCAACAGCAGATGGAAGCCCATCTGATATCCAGTCCAGAAAAAACTGCCCTGGATAGCGAGCTTCTGGCCAAAATGGAGCAAAAGGAGCAGGAACACTTCCAATTGCAGGAGCAGTTGGCCTTCGCCAAAACGGAACTGGACAATAGAAACAAGCTGCTGGAGAGGAATGGGGAACAGCTGactaaacagcagcagcaaaatcaAGCAGATCAAAAGAAATTGGAAGAACTTTCACAACTGCGGGAAACATTGCAACGCAGGGATGAGGACCTaaagcagctggaggagcaaTTAAGCTCCGTTAGGCAGGATCTAGATGAGAAGTCCATTCAGATGAAGAACAGTCAGGATCAGCACAAACTCCAGTTGGCCAATCTCCAAAATCAGTTGCAAGCCGATCAGGAGAAGCTGAGAGAACTGCTCCAGCTGCAGGACAAACTGGAGCAGCAAAAGGAGCTCATGGAAGTCGACCAGAATCAACAGATTACCATAATCAAGAAGGAGCTGGCCGAGACAACCAATCAATTGAGTGAATGCCAGGAGAAGCTAACCGTCAAGGAAGCCCAGCTGGCGGAGATCCAACAGAAGTTGCAAGACGTAAACGAGGAAAGAACAAGGTTGCAGGAGCAACTGCTGATCAAGGAGCAGGAATCTGGCTTGGACTCCGAGCAGGCAAAACGGCTTAAGGAGCTTGAGGATCAGCTGCTGGCCAAGGAACAGCAACTCCAGCTAAACCAAGCTGAACTGGAAAAACTACAGGAGACACTTCGAGTTAACGAAGAGCAGCTCCTTGCCAAGGAGGAGCAGCTTCGTGCCAAGGAATCCCAGCTGCAGTCTCTGGAATCACAACTGCAGGGCCAGCTAGCTGCCGATGAGAGCCAGCAACTCCAGCAGACCATCGATGGCTTGGGACAGGAGAAGAACGAGCTGATCAAGGTACTGCAGCAAAAGCACCAGGAGAACACCCAGTACTATGCGGAAATCCAGCGACTGCAGCCCTTCGAGCAGCAGGTGAAGGAACTGGTCAAGGAGCGCGAGAAGCTGCAGGATCAGGTCGGCTTCCTCAAGGAGAAGTCCGACATACTCACCACGAATCTGCTGACGGAACAGACCAACCAGCGCCtcctgcagcaacagcaggcggagtcccaggagcagcaggccaGCGCGTTGCGGGATCTGGAGCGTTTGCGGGCCCATCTCCTGGAGATCGAGGAGCTGCACACGCAGGAAACTGTCGAGCTGCAGCGTGATCTGGAGGAGTCGCGCTCCCGTCAAGCGATCCTCGAGCAGCAGGTGTCCAAATCCAGCACGGCGTACACATCAGCCAG CATCCGTGCGAATCAGCAGGCGGAGACGCTCCAGGCGCAGCACGCCCTGCTCCAGCAGCAGCGTGATGAGCTATTGGCCAAACTGGGCCAGTACGAGGATCGGGAGCTGAAGCAGCAGGCGGCGCTGACCAATCTGCAGTGTGCCCTCGAGCAGTTCCAAAATG ACAAGGATCACGACATCGAAATGGCCACGCAGAGGATTCGCCGCGAGATGCAGGCCCAATTGGATCGGCAGGGTCAGCTCCAGCTGGAGATGAGcgcgctgcagcagcagctggcggAGGCCAATCAGGGCTTGCGAGCTGCCGCCCGACTCTCGGATCAACTGGAGGCTGGACAGCAGACGATCGCCGTGCTGCGGGATGAAG TGGAGAGCCTGAAGGAGGCGAATGGCCAGCTGGAGCAGCGGCTCAGCAGCAGCGAGAGCAGCCAGACGGACAAGATTGACAAGAGCCTGATCAAGAGCCTGCTCATCGGCTATGTGGTCAGTGGACATGCGGGGGATAAGCAGCAGGTGCTGCGCATGATCTCCTCTGTGCTGGACTTCAATGCCCAGGAGGCGGACAAGGTGGGACTCAATAAGCAGCAAAGCAGCTGGCTGGGCGCCATTCTCGGTGGCGGTCCGGCCACAGCGTCGGGAGCAG GATCTTCGCGTGGCAATGAGAATCTGGTGCAGGCCTTCGTTCAATTCCTGGAGCAGGAGTCGCAGCCGCAGGCGCAATCGCGACCCACTCTGCTCAGCATGACGGGCCAGATGGATGCGGCCACATCCGCCAgtggcaccaccaccaccgccacctcCACATCCGCCACCTCAGGCCATCTTCCGCAGGCGGCACCATTTTCGCCGGCGCCAACAGCAGCAAGTCAGCAGGATCCTGCGGCTCCTCGCACACCGCCCGTGGGTGGTGGCTCACCACAGCTGCTGGCCATGGGCTCCAACGAATTTGCGCCCACACGCAACTCCAGCTCGATATTGAAGGACATCCTCAGCGACTCCTGA